The following coding sequences lie in one Wolbachia endosymbiont strain TRS of Brugia malayi genomic window:
- the ruvX gene encoding Holliday junction resolvase RuvX encodes MLYRDPYEFLKSIPKDKCIMCLDMGEKQIGIAFSDKTQLIATAHSVYYRKNISKDLGYLNRIFKKNEAGSIVIGLPLEIDGQKSEWCKTIIKFANKMIKKYKVSTYLQDESLSTSIAAHTLKISGVSTTKSKRIDDKISACIILQRTLDKINVIK; translated from the coding sequence ATGCTATATAGAGATCCTTATGAATTTCTAAAGTCTATTCCAAAAGACAAATGCATAATGTGTCTTGACATGGGAGAGAAGCAAATAGGCATAGCGTTCAGTGATAAAACTCAGCTCATAGCTACAGCACATAGCGTATACTACAGAAAAAATATAAGCAAAGATTTAGGTTATCTAAACAGAATATTCAAAAAAAATGAAGCTGGATCAATAGTAATCGGGTTACCACTGGAAATAGATGGACAAAAAAGTGAATGGTGTAAAACCATAATCAAATTCGCAAACAAAATGATAAAAAAATACAAGGTAAGCACATATTTACAAGATGAAAGCTTGTCAACGTCTATTGCGGCTCATACACTAAAGATTAGCGGAGTATCAACCACAAAATCAAAAAGAATAGATGATAAAATTTCCGCATGTATTATTTTACAACGGACATTAGATAAGATAAATGTAATTAAATAA
- the ruvC gene encoding crossover junction endodeoxyribonuclease RuvC, giving the protein MTRIIGLDPGMSKTGWAIIDMDERSNIEFLGSGTISTGNKLGMGERLHVIFEQLKKVISLYSPSEAAIEKIFVNKNPKSSLTLGYARGIVILVLEITELTMNEYDTNYVKKSITGNGHADKDQVIFMVKQIIKNLNIKCHHAADALAVAICHVYTKSSYFVR; this is encoded by the coding sequence GTGACAAGAATAATAGGTCTCGATCCGGGAATGAGTAAAACCGGGTGGGCTATTATTGATATGGATGAAAGAAGCAATATCGAATTTCTAGGCAGTGGCACTATATCAACTGGTAATAAGCTCGGTATGGGTGAACGCTTGCATGTAATTTTTGAACAATTAAAGAAGGTAATTTCTCTGTATTCTCCAAGTGAAGCTGCAATAGAAAAAATTTTTGTTAATAAGAATCCAAAATCTTCACTAACTTTAGGATATGCGAGAGGGATTGTAATTTTAGTATTAGAAATAACAGAGTTAACTATGAATGAATATGATACAAATTATGTAAAAAAAAGCATCACCGGAAATGGCCATGCTGATAAGGATCAGGTTATATTCATGGTGAAACAGATAATTAAAAATTTAAATATAAAATGCCACCATGCTGCTGATGCTCTCGCTGTAGCGATTTGCCACGTTTATACAAAAAGTTCTTATTTTGTGAGGTAG
- a CDS encoding cytochrome c oxidase subunit 3, whose product MKSKEHDFHLVDSSPWPIAMSAAIFILVLGLVGTLHKQVSGIFGLVLGTSAVSGVLFYWWKDVVKEAIYDKCHTAIVKHGLKFAMYLFILSEVVFFIVFFCSFFKAWLDPVFLFETFSPTKKVKWPPEGILLPDPWSLPFMNTLILLLSGTTITWAHHSLFKDDKKSMIKMLYITILLGVFFVIVQAIEYHETSFSLQEAGIYASNFYMITGFHCAHVIIGIIFLSVCLFRARKDQFTPQDHLCFEFASWYWHFVDIVWIFLFVFVYWLSVF is encoded by the coding sequence ATGAAAAGTAAAGAACATGATTTTCATTTAGTGGATTCAAGTCCTTGGCCAATTGCCATGTCAGCTGCAATTTTTATTCTTGTGCTTGGATTAGTTGGCACGCTCCATAAACAGGTTTCTGGGATATTTGGCTTAGTTTTAGGAACCTCTGCAGTATCAGGAGTGTTGTTTTATTGGTGGAAAGATGTAGTAAAAGAAGCCATTTATGATAAGTGCCATACTGCAATTGTCAAGCATGGACTCAAGTTTGCAATGTACTTATTTATCCTTTCAGAAGTTGTATTTTTTATAGTGTTCTTTTGTTCATTCTTTAAAGCCTGGCTTGATCCGGTTTTTTTGTTTGAAACGTTTTCTCCTACAAAAAAAGTTAAATGGCCTCCTGAGGGAATTTTACTGCCTGATCCATGGTCGCTACCATTCATGAATACGTTAATATTATTACTCTCTGGTACAACAATTACCTGGGCACATCACTCTTTATTTAAAGATGATAAAAAGAGCATGATTAAAATGCTGTACATAACTATATTACTTGGAGTGTTTTTTGTAATAGTACAGGCAATAGAGTATCATGAAACGAGTTTCTCTTTACAAGAAGCAGGAATCTATGCATCCAATTTTTATATGATTACCGGTTTTCACTGTGCGCACGTTATAATAGGAATAATATTCTTGTCAGTATGTTTGTTCAGAGCGCGGAAAGATCAATTTACACCTCAGGATCATTTATGCTTTGAATTCGCTTCTTGGTATTGGCACTTTGTAGATATAGTCTGGATATTTTTGTTTGTGTTTGTTTATTGGCTAAGTGTTTTTTAA
- the metK gene encoding methionine adenosyltransferase yields MSLRKNLITSESVAAGHPDKVADQISDAVLDEYLLTDPFSRTAIETLVTKDNVIIAGEVFGPNVANSTIENVVRNTIKDIGYEHDGFHWGEVGVNMLLHEQSNDIAIGVDQGAGDQGIMYGYATIETKSLMPAPIFYAHSILKNVMSVVKEAKLGPDAKSQITLAYESNLPVRAESIIVSIQHPEDLDQLKVKEIIYPYVVSSLPKGWMCAEENFFVNPTGRFVIGGPVSDCGLTGRKIMVDTYGGYIPHGGGAFSGKDATKVDRSAAYMARYLAKNIVFANLAERCLVQLSYAIGVSKPTSFYIDTFGTNKVDEERIKKLIESNIDLSTRGIIKHLSLSRPIYKRTACYGHFGKESEEDDGFSWENLNLSLDLSREFSVQSNRKVSLDC; encoded by the coding sequence ATGAGTTTACGTAAAAATTTAATAACCAGTGAGTCGGTTGCAGCTGGTCATCCAGATAAAGTAGCGGATCAAATTTCGGATGCAGTACTTGATGAATACCTTTTAACTGACCCTTTTTCACGAACTGCGATAGAGACTTTAGTTACCAAAGATAATGTTATTATAGCTGGGGAAGTATTTGGGCCTAACGTTGCAAATAGCACAATTGAAAATGTTGTAAGGAATACAATAAAAGATATTGGTTACGAGCACGATGGTTTTCACTGGGGAGAAGTCGGAGTAAATATGTTGCTGCATGAACAATCAAACGACATTGCTATAGGGGTGGATCAAGGCGCTGGAGATCAGGGCATAATGTATGGCTATGCAACAATAGAAACAAAAAGCCTTATGCCAGCACCCATTTTTTATGCGCACTCTATTCTGAAAAACGTCATGAGTGTGGTTAAGGAAGCAAAACTTGGTCCGGATGCAAAGTCGCAAATTACTTTGGCGTATGAGAGTAATCTTCCAGTACGTGCTGAAAGTATTATCGTTTCAATACAGCATCCTGAAGATTTGGATCAATTAAAAGTAAAAGAAATAATTTACCCTTACGTAGTTTCGTCTTTACCTAAAGGGTGGATGTGTGCCGAGGAAAATTTCTTTGTCAATCCAACTGGTAGGTTTGTCATCGGTGGACCGGTTAGTGATTGTGGATTAACCGGACGAAAGATTATGGTTGATACTTATGGAGGTTATATTCCACATGGTGGGGGAGCATTTTCTGGAAAAGATGCAACAAAGGTTGATAGATCTGCAGCTTATATGGCGAGATACCTTGCTAAAAATATTGTTTTTGCAAATTTAGCCGAGCGCTGTCTTGTGCAGCTCTCTTATGCAATTGGTGTGTCAAAGCCTACCTCGTTTTACATTGATACATTTGGTACAAATAAGGTAGATGAAGAAAGAATTAAAAAGCTTATTGAGAGTAATATAGATTTATCAACCAGGGGTATTATTAAACATTTATCACTTAGCCGTCCTATATATAAACGTACAGCCTGTTATGGACACTTTGGTAAAGAATCAGAAGAGGATGATGGATTTTCTTGGGAAAATTTGAACTTATCTCTTGATCTTTCTAGAGAATTTAGTGTGCAAAGTAATAGGAAAGTTTCTTTAGATTGCTAA
- the rpmA gene encoding 50S ribosomal protein L27 codes for MATKKSGGGSCNGRDSAGCRLGIKKNGKVIPGNIIVRQRGTKFHPGKNVGMGKDHTIFAKVEGWIRFRKSVNKKTFIDIVPVDNV; via the coding sequence ATGGCAACTAAAAAATCAGGTGGTGGCTCCTGTAATGGTAGGGATTCCGCAGGTTGTAGGTTAGGAATAAAAAAGAACGGAAAAGTTATTCCTGGTAACATAATCGTCCGTCAAAGGGGTACAAAGTTTCATCCTGGAAAAAATGTTGGTATGGGTAAAGATCATACAATTTTTGCTAAAGTGGAAGGCTGGATTAGGTTTAGAAAGTCAGTAAATAAAAAGACTTTTATTGATATTGTACCTGTAGATAATGTATAA
- the rplU gene encoding 50S ribosomal protein L21 gives MFAVIETGGKQYLVKKGSVIKVEKLEAEEGKEVEIDKAVCLSGNGLSYLTDATVKAEVLEQCRGEKIIIFKKKRRKNYRRKTGHRQYITVLRINEINLQK, from the coding sequence ATGTTTGCAGTGATTGAAACAGGTGGGAAGCAGTATTTAGTAAAAAAAGGTAGTGTAATAAAAGTAGAAAAATTAGAAGCTGAGGAAGGAAAGGAGGTAGAGATTGATAAGGCAGTTTGCCTTTCAGGCAACGGTTTATCTTATTTAACTGATGCTACTGTTAAGGCTGAAGTGCTTGAACAATGCAGAGGAGAGAAAATTATAATTTTTAAAAAGAAGAGAAGAAAAAATTACCGTAGGAAAACTGGTCATAGGCAGTATATAACTGTTCTTCGTATCAATGAAATTAATCTTCAAAAATAA
- a CDS encoding ankyrin repeat domain-containing protein, translating to MGKIVNAENNCGQTPLCIAAGNGKLNMVEWLVSKGANVNAKRSLESTANGYW from the coding sequence ATAGGAAAAATTGTTAATGCTGAGAACAATTGTGGTCAAACACCATTATGCATCGCTGCTGGAAATGGAAAATTGAATATGGTAGAATGGTTGGTTAGCAAAGGTGCTAATGTTAATGCTAAGAGAAGTCTGGAGTCCACTGCAAATGGCTACTGGTAA
- the gatB gene encoding Asp-tRNA(Asn)/Glu-tRNA(Gln) amidotransferase subunit GatB — protein sequence MTKGDWEAVIGLEVHAQVSSKTKLFSSSSTEFGAEHNTQVSLVDAAMPGTLPILNYYSIEQAIRTGLALSAEINKSSYFDRKNYFYPDLPQGYQITQFFEPIVKNGRIFINNNKKEVRIARIHLEQDAGKSIHEESKTYVDLNRAGVALMEIVSEPDLRSSEEAAEFMKKLRQILRYIGSCDGDMEKGSLRCDANVSVRPKGSSTFGTRCEIKNLNSICYIMQAIDYEIQRQIEILESGEKISQDTLLFDVSLGKTKVMRNKEDASDYRYFPEPDLLPVEISQDKIDSIRSSLPELPDQKKLRYIRELSINKYDADVITSDKAIANYFEELIKKHDSKLAVTWLTVELFGRLNKAGIDIVSSPIKANALSELLDFIVDGTISARLGKQVFDIMFETGKPASLIIKEQDLKQITDKGQISEIIDKIINDNQDKVQEYQNGKTKLYGFFVGEVMKLTKGKASPDVVNFILSEKLSS from the coding sequence ATGACAAAAGGGGATTGGGAAGCGGTAATTGGGCTTGAGGTGCACGCTCAAGTTTCTTCTAAGACAAAGCTATTTTCTAGCTCATCAACTGAGTTTGGCGCTGAACATAACACTCAAGTTTCTCTGGTTGATGCAGCAATGCCAGGTACACTACCAATACTGAACTACTACTCTATAGAGCAGGCAATACGCACTGGTCTTGCACTTTCTGCGGAAATTAATAAGAGCTCTTACTTTGATCGGAAAAATTATTTTTACCCTGATTTACCGCAAGGTTATCAAATAACTCAGTTTTTTGAGCCAATAGTTAAAAATGGTAGAATATTTATCAATAATAATAAAAAAGAAGTAAGAATCGCAAGAATTCATCTAGAGCAAGATGCAGGAAAAAGCATTCATGAAGAGAGCAAAACTTATGTAGATTTAAATCGTGCAGGGGTTGCTCTAATGGAAATTGTCTCGGAGCCGGATCTTCGTTCATCTGAGGAAGCTGCGGAATTCATGAAAAAGTTGAGGCAGATTTTGCGTTACATTGGCTCATGTGATGGTGATATGGAAAAGGGGTCGCTTCGTTGTGATGCAAATGTTTCTGTTCGCCCAAAAGGCAGTAGCACATTCGGCACCCGCTGCGAGATAAAAAACCTAAACTCAATATGTTATATTATGCAAGCTATAGATTATGAAATACAAAGGCAAATTGAAATTTTGGAAAGTGGCGAGAAAATAAGTCAAGATACCTTGTTGTTTGATGTTTCTTTAGGAAAAACAAAAGTAATGCGAAACAAAGAGGATGCGAGTGATTATAGGTATTTTCCTGAACCTGATTTACTGCCTGTTGAGATAAGCCAGGATAAAATTGATTCTATTAGATCATCTTTGCCCGAATTGCCAGATCAAAAAAAGCTACGATACATTAGAGAATTAAGTATCAACAAATACGATGCTGATGTCATCACTTCTGATAAAGCAATTGCTAACTATTTTGAGGAGTTGATAAAAAAGCACGATTCAAAACTTGCTGTTACTTGGCTAACTGTAGAGCTTTTCGGTCGTTTGAATAAAGCGGGTATTGATATTGTGAGCTCCCCAATTAAAGCAAATGCCTTATCCGAACTCTTAGATTTTATCGTTGATGGAACGATCTCTGCTAGGCTTGGCAAGCAAGTTTTTGATATTATGTTTGAAACTGGCAAGCCAGCATCTTTGATCATAAAAGAGCAGGACCTGAAGCAAATAACCGATAAAGGTCAAATATCAGAAATTATTGACAAAATCATCAATGACAACCAAGATAAGGTTCAAGAATACCAAAATGGTAAAACAAAACTATACGGATTCTTTGTTGGCGAAGTCATGAAACTTACCAAAGGAAAAGCTAGCCCTGATGTCGTGAACTTTATTTTGAGTGAAAAATTGAGCAGTTAG
- the atpG gene encoding ATP synthase F1 subunit gamma, with protein sequence MKSLKELSLRIKNIRSVQKTTKIMQMVSAAKLLQSQKKLSNSKLYISKLHDIISSIMSSADQELLAKIFTTGDNDSYLVFIIASDRGLCGSFNSSIAKSSQEYVNKLIASSKKVDIVFLGKKAFDIGKNRFDSKSILKIENSKGITLKRVEALVDSMDLSKYDRIKVFYNKFYNTFTQKPMLETIKPWSKSSSLIDDYLTNSTIDYNYKYEPQNTEFILRSLIQNYVVTALYSALLESAASENSARMAAMESANRNTKEMLNKLALLYNCSRQAAITTDLIEVIGGAESL encoded by the coding sequence ATGAAGAGCTTAAAGGAATTATCCTTAAGAATTAAGAATATTAGGTCTGTACAGAAAACTACGAAGATAATGCAAATGGTTTCTGCAGCAAAGTTATTACAGAGTCAAAAAAAGTTATCAAATTCAAAACTGTATATATCCAAGCTGCATGACATTATTTCTTCAATAATGTCATCCGCTGACCAGGAATTACTGGCAAAAATTTTCACCACTGGCGATAACGATTCTTATCTAGTGTTTATCATTGCATCTGATCGTGGCTTATGCGGCAGTTTTAATTCCTCTATTGCAAAATCTAGCCAAGAGTATGTAAATAAATTGATTGCGAGTAGCAAAAAAGTAGATATTGTATTTCTTGGTAAAAAAGCTTTTGATATAGGTAAAAATAGATTCGACTCTAAAAGCATTTTAAAAATTGAAAACAGTAAGGGGATCACGCTAAAGCGTGTAGAAGCTTTAGTTGACAGTATGGATCTCAGTAAATATGATAGGATTAAAGTTTTCTATAATAAATTTTACAATACCTTCACACAGAAGCCAATGTTGGAAACGATAAAACCATGGAGTAAAAGCTCATCTTTGATTGATGACTATCTGACCAATTCAACAATAGACTACAACTATAAATATGAACCACAAAATACTGAATTTATCTTACGATCTTTGATTCAAAATTACGTTGTAACTGCCCTTTACTCTGCTTTACTTGAAAGTGCAGCGAGTGAGAATAGTGCTAGAATGGCTGCTATGGAATCGGCTAATAGAAACACTAAGGAAATGCTGAATAAGTTGGCATTGCTTTACAATTGTTCTCGTCAAGCAGCGATTACAACTGACTTGATCGAAGTGATAGGTGGTGCAGAATCTTTGTAG
- a CDS encoding TldD/PmbA family protein translates to MNILNIAADIIKLIKKQNQDAEVAIYETNKIFVSQRLSKIEQISQSKNCTIGIRAIAGKTKAAYISTNDLNNLSDMVSKVVEMAKNAQEDPYINFAIDRDNCTYSTGLGILDNNVVTIDNLKEIVEVAENSALAHKNIINSEGASSSHVLVNTVLSTVSGFIGSFSKSTFANQVSVVAGEGSEMKIGYDYDIACNFGDLKSPELIGKEAAKRAIDQLNSRTIKTGKFPVIFEKRAAKELVRNFASAINGSSIANDSSFLRNSLNTHIFNNRINIIDDPLLPRGIESRPFDGEGITSRKNTFVKNGILQNWILDLYSAKKLNLETTGNATRASNAAIIPAASNFYVENGNISLKELIEEVKEGVYITDLFSFGVNLINGDYSQGASGFFIENGKITYPIHEITVASNLKDMFSNLVVADDLTFCGQFNSPTIKVSEMTVAGSLNN, encoded by the coding sequence ATGAATATATTAAATATCGCAGCAGACATAATTAAACTAATAAAAAAGCAAAACCAAGACGCAGAGGTTGCAATATATGAAACTAACAAAATCTTCGTTTCCCAACGTCTATCAAAAATTGAACAAATATCACAATCTAAGAATTGTACTATAGGAATTAGAGCTATAGCAGGTAAAACCAAAGCTGCGTATATTTCTACAAACGATTTAAATAATCTTAGTGACATGGTAAGCAAAGTAGTAGAAATGGCAAAGAATGCACAAGAGGATCCTTACATTAATTTTGCTATAGATAGAGATAATTGTACCTACTCTACAGGCTTAGGTATCTTAGATAATAATGTTGTAACTATTGATAATCTAAAAGAAATTGTCGAAGTTGCAGAAAACTCAGCTCTTGCGCATAAAAATATTATTAATTCTGAAGGAGCCTCTTCTTCACATGTTTTAGTAAATACAGTATTATCTACTGTTTCTGGTTTTATCGGCTCATTTAGTAAATCAACCTTTGCTAATCAGGTCTCTGTTGTCGCTGGAGAGGGAAGTGAGATGAAGATTGGCTATGACTACGATATAGCATGTAACTTCGGCGATTTAAAATCGCCAGAGTTAATAGGGAAAGAAGCAGCAAAAAGGGCAATTGATCAATTGAATTCACGCACGATTAAAACTGGTAAATTTCCAGTTATTTTTGAAAAAAGAGCAGCAAAAGAGCTAGTAAGAAATTTTGCTTCTGCTATAAACGGTAGCAGCATTGCGAATGACAGCTCTTTCTTGAGAAATAGTTTAAATACTCATATTTTCAACAATAGAATCAACATTATTGATGACCCATTGTTACCAAGGGGCATAGAATCAAGACCATTTGATGGAGAAGGAATAACTAGCAGGAAAAATACGTTTGTAAAAAACGGAATACTACAAAATTGGATTCTGGATCTATACTCGGCTAAAAAGTTAAACTTGGAAACAACTGGAAATGCAACTCGTGCAAGTAATGCTGCAATCATTCCTGCAGCTAGTAACTTCTACGTCGAAAATGGTAATATATCACTTAAAGAATTAATTGAGGAAGTGAAAGAGGGAGTATATATAACTGATTTATTTAGCTTTGGTGTTAATTTAATTAATGGTGATTATAGTCAAGGTGCATCAGGATTTTTTATAGAAAATGGTAAAATAACGTATCCAATACACGAGATTACTGTTGCTAGCAATTTAAAAGACATGTTTAGCAACTTAGTCGTTGCGGACGATTTAACCTTCTGTGGGCAATTTAATTCACCAACGATTAAAGTTAGTGAAATGACAGTTGCAGGCTCGCTTAACAATTAG
- a CDS encoding cold-shock protein → MEFGNIKWFNAEKGYGFIKPEANGNDIFVHISTLERSGIRPDSLRGENKEKGIKGERVSYELKEERGRNGEGKKFAINLKLLED, encoded by the coding sequence ATGGAATTCGGTAATATAAAGTGGTTTAATGCTGAAAAAGGTTATGGCTTTATCAAGCCAGAAGCTAATGGAAATGATATTTTTGTACATATCAGTACGCTAGAACGTTCAGGAATAAGACCTGATTCACTCAGAGGAGAAAACAAGGAAAAGGGAATAAAAGGAGAAAGAGTAAGCTATGAGCTCAAAGAGGAGCGCGGTAGAAATGGAGAAGGAAAAAAATTTGCAATAAATTTGAAATTGTTAGAAGATTAA
- a CDS encoding DEAD/DEAH box helicase: protein MNSFYEMGLPLLLAQALDKNSFSVPTPVQAQAIPLALKGKDILGSAQTGTGKTLAFAIPLIAKLLGEPNASTALVIVPTRELAQQVTNEIGKLLLKNSVLKIALLIGGEPIFRQLNQLQRRPRIVIGTPGRIIDHIERKTLITNNVSTLVLDEVDRMFDMGFGIQIEGIMKYLPKMRQNLMFSATLPGDIVKLAEKYSNQPERVSVENEATTSVKIKQEIIYASESEKYGKLVTQLYQRKGSIIVFVRTKQRADQLAYKLRKDNHSALAIHGDLKQRKRKRVINSFRRGHNQIMVATDVASRGLDIPHIQHVINYDAPESQANYIHRTGRTARAGAEGYALSFITSQDKKRLPTLTDKKGELNFDCNVQFKKCSSKKVSRRPSALKIKYGRKKTSTFKKKSTVLEKIY, encoded by the coding sequence GTGAACAGCTTTTATGAAATGGGTCTCCCACTATTGCTTGCGCAAGCTCTAGATAAAAATAGTTTTTCTGTTCCAACTCCAGTTCAAGCACAGGCAATTCCCTTAGCTCTAAAGGGTAAAGATATTCTTGGATCTGCCCAAACGGGAACTGGAAAAACTTTGGCATTTGCTATTCCGTTAATTGCTAAGTTATTAGGTGAGCCTAACGCTAGTACAGCTTTGGTTATTGTACCAACCAGAGAGCTTGCGCAGCAGGTAACGAATGAAATAGGGAAGCTTTTGTTAAAAAACTCCGTGCTAAAGATTGCCTTATTGATTGGTGGTGAGCCCATTTTCAGGCAGCTAAATCAGCTTCAGAGAAGGCCACGAATTGTAATAGGTACTCCTGGCCGTATTATAGATCATATTGAGCGTAAAACTTTGATTACTAACAATGTCAGCACTCTTGTACTTGATGAAGTGGATCGTATGTTTGATATGGGTTTCGGAATTCAAATTGAAGGGATCATGAAATATCTCCCAAAAATGCGGCAAAACCTTATGTTTTCTGCAACTCTTCCTGGTGATATAGTTAAGCTTGCTGAGAAGTACTCGAACCAGCCAGAACGTGTTTCTGTTGAGAATGAAGCAACAACTTCTGTAAAAATCAAGCAAGAAATTATTTATGCATCAGAGTCAGAAAAGTATGGAAAGCTTGTTACACAATTATATCAGCGTAAAGGATCGATCATTGTTTTTGTCAGGACAAAGCAAAGAGCAGATCAACTAGCTTACAAATTGCGCAAGGATAACCATAGTGCTTTGGCAATTCATGGTGACTTGAAGCAGCGCAAGCGCAAGAGGGTTATTAACTCTTTTCGTCGTGGTCACAATCAAATTATGGTTGCAACAGATGTTGCTTCTCGAGGTCTTGATATTCCTCACATCCAACATGTTATCAATTATGACGCACCGGAATCGCAAGCTAACTATATTCATCGCACAGGTAGAACTGCACGCGCTGGAGCTGAAGGGTACGCACTGTCCTTTATTACATCTCAGGATAAAAAAAGGCTGCCTACACTGACAGATAAAAAAGGAGAGCTAAATTTTGATTGTAATGTGCAATTTAAGAAATGTAGCAGTAAAAAGGTTTCTAGAAGGCCAAGTGCACTAAAAATTAAGTATGGTAGAAAAAAGACTAGTACTTTTAAAAAGAAAAGCACAGTACTAGAGAAAATATATTAA
- a CDS encoding 16S rRNA (uracil(1498)-N(3))-methyltransferase: protein MAIIVDHENGFSHDELNLADKFYQKLSLGKRILIVDTAIVAVPTFTNASYKIALSNS, encoded by the coding sequence ATTGCTATTATTGTTGATCATGAAAATGGTTTTTCACATGATGAACTTAACCTTGCTGATAAATTTTATCAGAAATTAAGTTTAGGAAAAAGAATTTTAATAGTAGACACTGCCATAGTTGCTGTACCAACTTTCACCAATGCGAGTTATAAAATTGCATTGAGCAATAGTTAG
- a CDS encoding 16S rRNA (uracil(1498)-N(3))-methyltransferase, which translates to MVKNINLNRAKLQAIETAEQCCRISVPEVLPPVNFHDLPDSRIEVLSCVIKQGRKNLPMKF; encoded by the coding sequence GTGGTAAAGAATATTAATCTGAATAGAGCAAAATTACAGGCAATCGAAACTGCAGAACAATGTTGCAGAATAAGTGTGCCAGAGGTTTTACCTCCTGTTAATTTCCATGATTTACCTGACTCTCGAATAGAAGTTTTATCTTGTGTGATAAAGCAGGGTAGGAAAAATCTTCCAATGAAGTTCTAA
- the hemF gene encoding oxygen-dependent coproporphyrinogen oxidase, with amino-acid sequence MKEQKIQAFEWFRALRDRVVESFLLIEGQSPTDPKIEKRKWDRPGGGGGESTIIYGDVFEKVGVNISKVYGKFADSVVNEIPGASESNGEFWASGISLVSHMQSPLVPAAHMNTRLIYTSKQWFGGGMDFTPTYKNEEDYKYIHESIKTTCDKFDAEYYLKFKEQCDNYFFLQHRKEPRGIGGIFYDNLNSGRWENDFEFTKAVGETFLKIYLHIIRQHMRKPWTKEQRETQLIKRGRYVEFNLLYDRGTKFGLMTDGNPDAIMMSMPPLVKWM; translated from the coding sequence ATGAAAGAACAAAAAATACAAGCTTTCGAATGGTTCCGTGCACTAAGAGACAGAGTTGTTGAGTCTTTCTTGTTAATTGAAGGGCAGTCACCTACAGATCCAAAAATCGAAAAGAGAAAATGGGATCGTCCAGGTGGAGGAGGTGGGGAATCTACAATCATCTATGGTGACGTCTTTGAAAAAGTGGGAGTAAACATTTCAAAGGTATATGGAAAATTTGCAGATTCAGTTGTAAATGAAATTCCTGGTGCAAGTGAGAGTAATGGAGAGTTTTGGGCAAGTGGTATATCTTTAGTGTCTCACATGCAATCTCCCCTTGTTCCTGCAGCACATATGAACACAAGGTTGATATATACATCAAAACAATGGTTCGGTGGAGGAATGGACTTTACTCCAACATATAAAAACGAGGAAGATTATAAGTACATTCATGAATCAATCAAAACAACATGTGATAAATTTGACGCTGAATACTATCTAAAATTCAAGGAGCAGTGTGATAACTACTTTTTCTTACAACATAGAAAAGAGCCACGTGGTATTGGTGGAATCTTTTACGATAATCTTAATTCCGGTAGATGGGAAAATGACTTTGAGTTTACAAAAGCAGTAGGTGAAACCTTTTTAAAAATTTATTTACATATTATACGTCAACATATGCGCAAGCCTTGGACGAAAGAACAACGAGAGACCCAATTAATAAAACGCGGTAGGTATGTAGAATTCAATCTGTTGTATGACCGTGGTACAAAGTTTGGTTTAATGACGGATGGTAATCCAGATGCAATTATGATGTCAATGCCACCTCTTGTTAAGTGGATGTAG